The DNA window GGTTTCCTTTCTCGCATGACCAGTACCCTTCTCAGACACGATTTTGGGCCGCCGTCTCGGAAGCCTGTAAACTGTCGGTGGCTCGCAATCTTCCAGCAAATCACGAGGGCCGTCGTCCACGCCCACATCCGCATTGTTGCTTTTCAAAGCTCGTTGTCGGCTATTATTCCGACACCTTTTGATAATTCGAAG is part of the Trichoderma atroviride chromosome 1, complete sequence genome and encodes:
- a CDS encoding uncharacterized protein (EggNog:ENOG41) — encoded protein: MEFFENKLSPCFERSTSRDAVLVKDKPSPLRIIKRCRNNSRQRALKSNNADVGVDDGPRDLLEDCEPPTVYRLPRRRPKIVSEKGTGHARKETTG